A single Arcanobacterium canis DNA region contains:
- the pulA gene encoding type I pullulanase translates to MKIVLKRALGTALVALLAVFSLVVPAQADEHNGAPLTVDVTFTPDPAVPASEYNLWVWPTGGNGTSQKFDGTDKDGNLTASVPAAAGKTTVNLLIRRSTSKNEWQWQSGDFKDLVVTSAISVSYKNKDTFTLTREPDPSIAKPAPAEPGKCMALHTKEFNEKYTYDGELGALYTPTSTTFRLWAPTATSVRFLNDTTGKATPMEAGEKGTWQYTLHGNQAGTVYRYELTFENGTVHTSSDPYARASTVNSAASVVVDSHNTVPAGWSTQRMAALKNRNEAVIYEAHVRDLTIGKTNGISHKGKFLGLVEKATKTAQGNPSGLDYLKGLGVTHIQLLPMYDFASINETGDLSWGAQYNWGYDPANYNVPEGSYSTDPTNPTARIIEMKQMVKGLHDAGLRVIMDVVYNHVFDVAKSPLELTVPGYYFRMNNECGFHNGTGVGNETASEQPMMRKFIVDSVKYWAKEYNLDGFRFDLMGIHDVDTMNAVRAALDAIDPNIIVLGEGWQMGNHPKGVTPSNYRHPAQMPGISHFNDAFRDGMKGSVFDAKAPGFVSDSKKKDDADRVYDGLLGSPHAFSFAAPYQSVVYNEAHDNFTLYDKLKATLTLKGATDAQIARRHALATTIQALAQGTLFIHAGQEFLRTKGGDENSYKSPDKVNEFDYDRAATYPANVKLFKDLLHLRATSEWLHMATNNEVKNRIVGRSLDGEHIAYQVKDAFGKGNPAWVFINASTKEWKADLAKGTYGALVKDGRVLNKRAKIESSGSVSVEPLSVLLVGSWDHTQDSSPAGSATKSATKSATKSAPTTSAPSASGHTQGELSFTGANVIAVVIVAVGAIAAGAVLSLRRR, encoded by the coding sequence ATGAAGATCGTACTCAAGCGTGCTCTCGGCACTGCTCTTGTGGCATTACTTGCGGTATTCAGCCTCGTCGTGCCTGCGCAGGCGGACGAACATAACGGTGCTCCACTCACAGTTGATGTCACCTTCACCCCTGATCCCGCTGTTCCGGCAAGCGAATATAATCTGTGGGTGTGGCCAACTGGAGGTAACGGAACATCTCAGAAATTTGATGGTACAGACAAGGACGGCAACCTGACGGCGTCCGTCCCGGCAGCTGCCGGGAAGACGACCGTCAATTTACTCATTCGCCGCTCAACGTCGAAAAACGAATGGCAATGGCAGTCCGGCGACTTCAAGGACCTCGTTGTCACATCAGCGATTTCTGTGTCATACAAGAACAAGGATACGTTCACTCTCACACGTGAGCCTGATCCCTCCATCGCAAAGCCCGCACCTGCTGAGCCTGGCAAGTGCATGGCATTGCACACCAAAGAGTTCAACGAAAAATACACCTATGACGGTGAGCTCGGTGCGCTGTACACCCCAACATCCACAACCTTCCGCCTGTGGGCGCCTACAGCGACGTCGGTGAGATTCCTCAACGACACTACCGGCAAGGCGACACCGATGGAAGCCGGTGAGAAAGGTACATGGCAGTACACACTCCACGGCAACCAGGCCGGAACCGTTTACCGGTATGAGCTAACGTTCGAAAACGGCACAGTGCATACATCCTCGGACCCGTACGCACGCGCATCTACAGTGAACTCGGCTGCCTCCGTCGTTGTCGATTCACACAACACCGTGCCAGCAGGCTGGTCAACTCAGCGTATGGCCGCGTTGAAGAATCGCAATGAAGCCGTCATTTACGAAGCACACGTTCGTGACTTGACAATCGGCAAAACCAACGGAATTTCTCATAAAGGAAAGTTCCTCGGCCTCGTTGAGAAGGCAACGAAAACAGCTCAAGGCAACCCTTCTGGTCTGGACTACCTGAAGGGGCTGGGAGTGACGCATATCCAACTGCTGCCCATGTACGATTTTGCTTCCATCAATGAAACAGGAGACCTTTCATGGGGAGCTCAGTACAACTGGGGCTATGACCCGGCCAACTACAACGTGCCGGAAGGTTCGTATTCGACGGATCCAACGAATCCCACTGCTCGTATTATTGAGATGAAGCAGATGGTGAAGGGCCTGCACGATGCTGGCCTACGCGTCATTATGGACGTTGTGTATAACCATGTTTTCGACGTCGCCAAGAGCCCTCTCGAACTGACGGTGCCTGGATACTACTTCCGTATGAATAATGAATGTGGTTTCCACAATGGTACCGGCGTCGGAAACGAAACTGCCTCTGAGCAGCCGATGATGCGCAAATTCATTGTGGACTCGGTCAAGTACTGGGCCAAGGAATACAACCTCGACGGCTTCCGCTTCGATCTCATGGGTATCCACGATGTCGATACAATGAATGCGGTACGCGCTGCACTGGACGCGATTGATCCGAATATTATCGTGCTCGGTGAAGGATGGCAGATGGGTAATCACCCCAAGGGCGTGACTCCATCGAACTATCGTCATCCAGCTCAGATGCCCGGAATTTCGCATTTTAATGATGCATTCCGTGACGGCATGAAGGGCTCGGTCTTTGACGCGAAGGCGCCAGGTTTTGTCTCCGATTCGAAGAAGAAGGACGATGCGGATCGCGTCTATGACGGACTTCTTGGATCGCCTCATGCGTTCTCCTTTGCTGCACCCTACCAGTCGGTGGTGTACAACGAGGCACACGATAATTTCACGCTTTACGACAAGCTCAAGGCAACGTTGACCCTCAAGGGGGCGACAGACGCACAGATTGCTCGTCGTCATGCACTTGCCACCACCATCCAGGCGCTCGCGCAGGGAACGTTGTTTATCCATGCGGGCCAGGAATTTTTACGCACAAAGGGTGGGGATGAAAACTCCTACAAGTCACCTGATAAAGTCAATGAATTTGACTATGATCGTGCGGCCACATACCCGGCCAATGTGAAGCTGTTCAAGGATCTTCTGCACCTGCGTGCGACATCTGAGTGGTTACACATGGCAACCAACAACGAGGTCAAGAACCGCATTGTTGGTCGCAGCCTTGATGGCGAACACATCGCTTATCAAGTCAAGGATGCTTTTGGGAAGGGAAATCCCGCGTGGGTTTTCATTAATGCGTCCACGAAGGAATGGAAGGCAGATCTTGCGAAAGGGACGTACGGCGCTCTTGTGAAGGACGGGCGTGTGCTCAACAAACGCGCAAAGATCGAATCGAGTGGATCAGTGAGTGTTGAGCCGCTTTCGGTTCTACTCGTCGGGAGCTGGGATCACACGCAAGACTCATCGCCGGCTGGCTCGGCGACAAAGTCGGCGACAAAGTCGGCGACAAAGTCGGCGCCGACAACATCGGCTCCCAGCGCCTCTGGTCATACTCAGGGTGAGCTGAGCTTCACGGGAGCGAACGTGATCGCAGTGGTCATCGTTGCTGTTGGTGCAATTGCAGCGGGTGCTGTATTGAGCCTACGTCGTCGTTGA
- the pulA gene encoding type I pullulanase, with amino-acid sequence MEQTPLKDPNAHANWQELHSSKFNDEFAYDGPLGAEYTEHTTIFRLWAPTAERVELMLGSDGADLIDMQRGERGVWLTSIDDDLSGEVYRYRLSFPGGHTNVTSDPWGRGATPNSKASVVIDPVAAGHPCKRLAPMRAADAVFYEAHVRDLTIGVNNGIRHKGKFLGLTETGTRTALGNPSGLDYLKSLGVSHIQLLPIYDFGSVDEMGDLSWGAQYNWGYDPMNYFVPEGSYSSDPCNPYARIRELKSAIDALHDAGLRVVMDVVFNHVYDAGTNPLEMTVPGYFFRLNDDGSFADATACGNETASEQPMMRKLIVDAVVYWASEFGLDGFRFDLMGIHDVETMNAVRRALDDIDPSIIIIGEGWVMGNHPDGVVPADYSHADVMPRIAHFNDSFRDAMKGSPFDNGSRGFASGGDGVEAVADGVIGSRRAYPFSEPTQSVIYNESHDDYTLFDKISRAFPQASQDDIIRRCELATTIQLLGEGIAFLHAGQEFGRTKGGLRNSYASPDSVNEFDYDRAAHWPEFPTLVRSLLALRSQQSWLRLGDFDTIDRVYDFTHVDHSRISYTVRANGQEARVFINASEYPWATELDGKWTTLVANSAADVAGMPGTVAEVAPLSVSVAVKESQSEF; translated from the coding sequence ATGGAACAAACACCTTTGAAAGATCCGAACGCTCACGCAAATTGGCAAGAGCTTCACTCAAGCAAATTCAATGACGAGTTCGCTTATGACGGCCCACTGGGGGCTGAATACACTGAGCACACCACAATTTTCCGACTCTGGGCTCCCACGGCTGAGCGCGTGGAGCTAATGCTCGGCAGTGACGGAGCGGACCTCATCGACATGCAGCGCGGTGAACGTGGCGTGTGGCTCACGTCGATTGACGACGACCTCTCCGGTGAGGTGTACCGATATCGTCTTTCTTTCCCCGGCGGTCACACGAATGTGACGAGTGATCCATGGGGGCGCGGGGCGACGCCGAACTCGAAGGCATCTGTTGTGATCGATCCAGTTGCGGCAGGACATCCATGCAAGCGACTGGCTCCGATGCGCGCAGCGGACGCGGTGTTTTACGAGGCCCACGTGCGTGACCTGACCATCGGCGTCAACAACGGTATTCGCCACAAAGGAAAGTTTCTTGGGCTGACAGAAACCGGAACGCGCACGGCATTGGGAAATCCCTCTGGTCTTGACTACCTCAAGAGTCTGGGAGTGAGCCATATCCAGCTGTTGCCAATCTACGATTTCGGCTCGGTGGACGAAATGGGCGATCTTTCATGGGGCGCCCAATACAACTGGGGCTACGACCCGATGAATTATTTCGTGCCTGAGGGCTCATATTCGTCTGATCCGTGCAACCCGTATGCACGGATCCGCGAACTCAAGTCCGCGATTGATGCGCTCCATGATGCCGGCTTGCGCGTCGTGATGGACGTTGTTTTTAACCACGTCTACGACGCCGGAACAAATCCGCTCGAGATGACAGTCCCGGGATATTTTTTCCGACTCAACGACGATGGTTCCTTTGCTGACGCCACAGCCTGCGGAAACGAGACGGCATCAGAACAGCCGATGATGCGCAAGCTCATCGTGGATGCGGTGGTCTACTGGGCCAGTGAGTTTGGCTTGGATGGATTCCGCTTCGACCTGATGGGTATTCACGATGTTGAGACGATGAACGCTGTGCGTCGCGCCCTCGACGATATCGATCCATCGATCATCATCATCGGTGAAGGTTGGGTGATGGGGAACCATCCTGACGGCGTTGTACCAGCTGATTACTCCCACGCGGATGTGATGCCGCGAATCGCGCACTTCAACGACTCATTCCGTGACGCAATGAAAGGATCACCGTTCGACAACGGCTCACGTGGGTTCGCCTCCGGTGGCGACGGAGTAGAGGCAGTCGCCGACGGCGTCATCGGATCGCGTCGGGCATACCCGTTTTCTGAGCCGACACAGTCGGTGATCTACAACGAGTCACACGATGACTACACGCTCTTCGATAAAATTTCTCGTGCTTTTCCGCAGGCAAGTCAGGACGACATTATCCGTCGCTGTGAGTTAGCGACCACGATCCAATTACTGGGGGAGGGGATCGCATTTCTTCATGCTGGCCAAGAGTTCGGACGTACAAAGGGCGGATTGCGTAATTCTTATGCCTCACCAGACTCGGTCAATGAGTTCGATTATGATCGCGCAGCTCACTGGCCTGAATTCCCCACACTTGTGCGTTCACTGCTCGCACTTCGCTCGCAACAATCGTGGCTACGGCTAGGAGATTTCGACACCATCGACCGTGTCTACGACTTTACTCACGTGGATCACTCGCGCATCTCCTATACCGTTCGCGCGAATGGACAGGAAGCCCGTGTTTTCATCAATGCAAGTGAGTATCCGTGGGCCACAGAATTGGATGGTAAATGGACAACGCTAGTGGCAAACTCAGCTGCCGACGTCGCAGGTATGCCTGGCACGGTGGCTGAGGTTGCTCCGTTGTCAGTGAGTGTCGCCGTTAAAGAATCTCAATCAGAGTTTTGA
- a CDS encoding amino acid ABC transporter ATP-binding protein, with translation MTNAVHVDNVHKFFGDLHVLKGVSFDVPAGSVTTILGPSGSGKSTMLRCINLLETIQAGRIEVDGHLMGYKEKSGKLYELTSKEAAAQRAKIGMVFQRFNLFPHMTALENVMEAPVQVLKMSKEKAKAEAQALLARVGLADRAEHYPAELSGGQQQRVAIARALAMHPDLMLFDEPTSALDPELVGEVLAVMQDLAKEGMTMVVVTHEIGFAREVSDQVILMDDGQIVELGAPEHVIENPQNKRTREFLSKVL, from the coding sequence ATGACGAATGCAGTTCACGTGGACAACGTCCACAAATTCTTTGGGGACCTCCACGTACTCAAAGGAGTTTCTTTCGATGTTCCTGCGGGATCAGTGACCACGATTCTCGGTCCATCCGGCAGTGGAAAGTCAACGATGCTGCGGTGCATCAACTTGCTCGAAACGATCCAAGCTGGCCGCATCGAGGTAGACGGACACCTCATGGGATACAAAGAGAAGAGCGGAAAGCTCTACGAACTCACCTCGAAAGAAGCAGCTGCTCAGCGTGCCAAAATCGGCATGGTGTTCCAGCGCTTCAATCTCTTCCCACATATGACTGCTCTTGAAAATGTGATGGAAGCTCCGGTCCAAGTCCTCAAAATGTCCAAGGAAAAAGCGAAGGCAGAAGCTCAAGCGCTATTGGCACGAGTGGGACTTGCAGATCGTGCTGAACATTATCCGGCAGAGCTCTCAGGCGGGCAACAACAACGCGTTGCTATTGCGCGTGCGCTCGCGATGCATCCCGATCTGATGCTGTTCGATGAGCCGACGTCGGCCCTCGATCCGGAACTCGTGGGAGAGGTTCTTGCGGTGATGCAAGATCTCGCCAAAGAGGGAATGACGATGGTGGTTGTCACCCATGAAATTGGGTTCGCACGCGAGGTGTCAGATCAAGTGATCTTGATGGATGATGGCCAGATCGTGGAGCTGGGTGCCCCTGAACACGTTATCGAGAATCCACAAAATAAGAGAACTCGTGAATTCCTGTCGAAAGTGCTGTAA
- a CDS encoding amino acid ABC transporter permease, whose product METKLIEAVPVRHWGRWISAVIVGLIAVGLVYQVVVNPNFHWDIVAANLLAPDIFRAVGFTLALTAGSMILGVILAVSMAVMRRSENPVLRSVATFYIWFFRGTPIYTQLIFWGLMGTLWPTMTFGIPFTSIEFFTITPGNLFGGLNATMFFYAVIGLGVNEGAYLAEIVRSGLNSVDAGQEEAAKALGMSSKQVLRRVVLPQAMRVIVPPTGNETISMLKTTSLVTAVPLTLELTAITSAKGSSSFLPVPFLLVAASWYLVITSILMIGQYYLERYFGRGASRDSLKVSRKAHAATKVSRQAAITAARTTNDDPFIEYTP is encoded by the coding sequence ATGGAAACAAAACTGATTGAAGCAGTGCCAGTGCGGCACTGGGGCCGGTGGATTTCGGCAGTGATCGTGGGACTGATCGCCGTCGGTCTGGTCTACCAAGTGGTAGTGAATCCGAATTTCCACTGGGACATCGTTGCTGCAAACTTGCTCGCACCAGACATTTTCCGCGCTGTTGGATTCACTCTTGCATTGACGGCAGGCTCAATGATCCTCGGAGTTATTTTGGCTGTCTCGATGGCTGTGATGCGTCGAAGCGAAAATCCCGTGCTGCGCAGTGTGGCAACCTTCTACATTTGGTTTTTCCGTGGCACACCGATCTATACCCAGCTGATCTTCTGGGGGCTGATGGGAACTCTGTGGCCCACAATGACCTTCGGGATCCCGTTCACAAGCATCGAATTTTTCACAATCACCCCGGGTAATCTCTTCGGCGGACTGAACGCCACAATGTTCTTCTACGCTGTCATCGGCTTGGGCGTGAATGAAGGCGCCTATTTGGCTGAAATCGTGCGTTCTGGTCTCAACTCTGTTGACGCCGGTCAAGAGGAAGCGGCGAAAGCGCTCGGCATGTCCTCAAAGCAGGTTCTTCGTCGAGTTGTGTTGCCGCAGGCAATGCGTGTGATTGTCCCGCCGACAGGGAACGAGACGATTTCGATGCTGAAGACGACGTCATTGGTCACTGCCGTCCCACTGACACTTGAACTGACGGCAATTACTTCAGCGAAGGGATCGTCCTCATTCCTTCCTGTTCCGTTCTTGCTTGTTGCGGCATCGTGGTATCTGGTCATTACATCGATTTTGATGATTGGCCAGTACTACCTTGAACGCTACTTCGGACGTGGAGCTTCGCGAGATAGTCTCAAAGTTAGCCGCAAAGCTCATGCTGCCACCAAAGTTTCTCGTCAAGCAGCGATTACAGCGGCGCGAACCACCAACGATGACCCCTTCATCGAGTACACCCCCTGA
- a CDS encoding ABC transporter substrate-binding protein, with the protein MKKIFGTAAVALTLALTACGANATEGASSAPASSNSGATTAQPTDLSDLKKVDELAALVPDAVKADGKLTNGAELTYAPGEFYAPDGTTQLGYDIDLTRALATVLGLKPETQASKFDAIIPAIGTKYEVGLSAFNISPERQKVVNMVQYFQNGSRYSVAKGNPKNFDPANPCGAVVGVQTGTAQDEALEALNKDKCAAKPITIQKQDEQARVTLALAGGQIDAMYTDGSVADYAGKLTSGKTEIIGDLMDKAGMGVAVSKNDPKLTEAVQKAMQYLMDHGYVKKIFNNWGITEGVETTATLNPAK; encoded by the coding sequence ATGAAGAAGATTTTCGGCACCGCCGCAGTTGCACTTACTCTCGCCCTGACTGCTTGTGGCGCAAACGCGACTGAGGGCGCATCGAGCGCACCGGCGTCGTCAAACAGTGGCGCAACAACCGCTCAACCCACTGACCTTTCAGATCTCAAAAAGGTTGATGAGCTCGCAGCGCTTGTGCCAGATGCCGTGAAGGCAGACGGCAAGCTCACCAACGGAGCAGAACTCACTTATGCACCGGGCGAGTTTTATGCGCCCGATGGAACCACGCAGCTGGGCTACGACATTGATCTCACCAGGGCACTCGCCACGGTGCTTGGCCTGAAACCAGAAACTCAAGCCTCGAAGTTCGATGCGATTATTCCTGCGATTGGCACGAAGTACGAGGTCGGTCTTTCAGCGTTCAATATCAGCCCTGAACGCCAGAAAGTTGTCAACATGGTTCAGTATTTCCAGAATGGTTCGCGCTACTCTGTGGCCAAGGGAAACCCGAAGAACTTCGATCCGGCTAACCCGTGTGGAGCTGTCGTTGGTGTGCAGACCGGCACTGCTCAAGATGAGGCTCTCGAAGCCCTTAATAAGGACAAGTGCGCAGCAAAGCCGATTACGATCCAGAAGCAAGATGAGCAAGCTCGTGTCACCCTGGCTCTTGCAGGTGGACAGATTGACGCGATGTACACCGACGGATCGGTGGCCGATTACGCTGGAAAGCTGACGTCCGGAAAGACGGAAATCATCGGCGACCTCATGGATAAGGCGGGAATGGGTGTTGCTGTATCCAAGAACGATCCAAAGCTCACTGAAGCTGTTCAGAAAGCGATGCAGTACCTGATGGATCACGGCTACGTGAAGAAGATTTTCAATAACTGGGGAATTACGGAAGGCGTTGAGACCACGGCAACCCTCAACCCAGCAAAGTAA
- a CDS encoding shikimate dehydrogenase family protein — MKRKQVTVTQLLALLAHPAGHSLSPRMHNLAAQLTGTDVHYMAFDVTDLAAATTGLVAMGARGWNLSMPHKQRGLELADVASQAATIIGTTNTIVNLGGRLTAHNTDGIGAIRALAANGVTVRGNDLAVLGAGGAARAIAIQAALNGARLVHIINRSACAALTLARDVEAAGARANVLPLSSTWETEITGSIALVNATSVGMTPQTAQTPVRDIDKLPADLFIMDTIYAPSQTRLLQDARERGIRAENGLRLLVEQGAEAFSLFTGEQMPTDVVLENLRRTQDDASDHLASVPTRMRSSRHARHTEA, encoded by the coding sequence TTGAAAAGAAAGCAGGTAACCGTGACGCAACTTCTCGCCCTCCTTGCTCACCCGGCAGGGCACTCACTCTCCCCACGGATGCACAACCTCGCAGCACAGTTGACTGGTACAGATGTCCATTACATGGCGTTCGACGTCACAGATCTCGCCGCCGCAACAACAGGCCTTGTCGCGATGGGTGCGCGCGGATGGAATCTTTCGATGCCGCACAAACAGCGTGGGTTGGAACTAGCCGATGTTGCGTCGCAGGCTGCCACGATTATCGGTACAACCAATACGATCGTGAATCTCGGTGGCCGGCTGACGGCACACAATACGGACGGCATCGGCGCAATCCGCGCACTGGCCGCAAACGGCGTAACGGTTCGCGGCAATGACCTCGCCGTACTCGGTGCAGGAGGCGCGGCACGCGCCATCGCAATCCAGGCAGCTCTCAACGGCGCGCGGCTGGTTCACATCATCAACCGATCCGCTTGCGCTGCCCTCACACTCGCTCGAGACGTTGAAGCTGCTGGAGCCCGGGCAAATGTTCTTCCGCTCAGTTCGACGTGGGAAACGGAGATTACGGGTTCCATTGCTCTTGTTAATGCGACAAGCGTTGGGATGACTCCACAAACGGCACAAACCCCTGTCAGAGACATCGACAAGCTCCCTGCCGATCTTTTCATCATGGACACTATTTACGCTCCATCTCAGACACGGTTACTTCAAGATGCGCGAGAGAGAGGAATACGTGCCGAAAACGGCCTCCGGTTACTGGTGGAACAGGGAGCCGAAGCATTTTCCCTCTTCACAGGTGAACAAATGCCTACCGACGTCGTGTTGGAAAATTTACGTCGAACTCAGGATGACGCCAGCGATCACCTCGCTAGTGTACCGACGCGGATGCGCAGTTCCCGACATGCACGGCACACAGAAGCCTGA
- the aroD gene encoding type I 3-dehydroquinate dehydratase → MSTHDLPVGTSQQAKTIVPVMFTSLADIEGEILAATGADGIEWRMDALNATDMEEYLEAGRALRDATTVPILATFRTAAQGSQKDIDPDYAELLISIASNEIADAVDVEMFCDCEWTPNWLGPAPAIKQLVTTLKKLNCEIVGSWHDFSGAPHSSEITGRLVTMAQHGADIAKIAVMPQSDADLEALKNGAQSAHQRGVKRIIAIGMGPLGVDSRIYPEHYASCATFAAGASASAPGQMTITQLLDARRH, encoded by the coding sequence ATGAGTACGCATGATTTGCCAGTCGGAACGTCTCAACAGGCGAAAACCATTGTCCCGGTCATGTTCACTTCGCTGGCTGATATTGAGGGCGAAATTCTCGCGGCGACCGGCGCTGATGGGATTGAATGGCGGATGGATGCACTCAACGCCACTGATATGGAGGAATATCTGGAGGCCGGACGCGCTTTGCGTGATGCCACCACAGTTCCAATTCTGGCGACGTTTCGAACTGCAGCACAGGGAAGTCAAAAGGATATCGATCCCGACTACGCCGAGCTCCTGATAAGTATCGCGTCGAATGAAATTGCCGACGCCGTGGACGTTGAGATGTTTTGCGATTGTGAATGGACACCAAACTGGCTAGGGCCTGCCCCCGCCATCAAGCAACTCGTGACGACACTGAAGAAACTCAACTGCGAAATCGTTGGGTCATGGCACGACTTTTCCGGGGCTCCACACTCATCCGAAATCACTGGGCGTTTGGTCACCATGGCACAACACGGAGCTGACATTGCAAAAATTGCAGTGATGCCCCAATCTGATGCTGACCTTGAGGCGTTGAAAAACGGCGCACAAAGCGCCCATCAACGCGGAGTTAAGCGAATTATCGCTATCGGAATGGGGCCATTAGGAGTCGATAGTCGAATCTATCCCGAGCACTACGCAAGCTGTGCCACCTTTGCTGCTGGGGCATCAGCGTCGGCGCCGGGACAGATGACGATCACACAACTCCTCGATGCACGCCGCCACTAA
- a CDS encoding GNAT family N-acetyltransferase → MFDNLTDKNGHPVEMKFDDAGHNILLFVDGQPAGELEFWDNGDERLFPHTGVREEFEGRGLGTLLIKQGLQIANEEGKTAVAICPMVKHYLNKNGESYENEGGKFRMGSGAEIMELWKELGVSE, encoded by the coding sequence ATGTTTGACAACTTGACTGATAAGAACGGTCACCCGGTGGAGATGAAGTTCGACGATGCCGGCCACAATATTTTGCTCTTTGTGGACGGCCAGCCTGCCGGAGAACTGGAATTCTGGGATAACGGCGACGAGCGTCTTTTCCCGCATACTGGCGTGCGTGAAGAATTTGAAGGCCGCGGTTTGGGAACGCTCTTGATTAAGCAGGGCCTCCAGATTGCGAATGAAGAAGGCAAGACCGCTGTAGCAATTTGCCCGATGGTCAAGCACTACCTGAACAAGAACGGCGAATCCTATGAAAATGAGGGTGGCAAGTTCCGCATGGGCTCGGGGGCCGAAATCATGGAACTGTGGAAAGAACTTGGCGTCAGCGAGTGA
- a CDS encoding sugar ABC transporter permease, with protein sequence MIQQTVKNTERASGVVPTQPRHSFGYWLRDVGWRHIVGVFACVFAGFPVLYILSASLNGSGTLLSSNSLFSSVTFSNYAGLFSIPQQPYASWYLNTLVIGVTTACMSVFLGALAAYAFSRLRFYGRRAGLLSLILVQMFPQLLSIVAIYLLLDSLGEISPLLGINSRLALIMVYLGGALGTNTYLMYGFFNTVPKEIDEAAKIDGAGHTRTFFTIILPLVSPILAVVGLLSFIGTVSEYAVASTVLVSPEKQTLAVGLYAFVSQKFSQNWGLFSAGAVLAAIPVVVVFFALQKYIVSGLTAGSVK encoded by the coding sequence ATGATTCAACAGACTGTCAAAAACACTGAGCGCGCTAGCGGCGTCGTTCCTACACAACCTCGGCACTCCTTCGGGTACTGGTTGCGCGACGTCGGGTGGCGCCACATCGTCGGCGTGTTCGCCTGCGTCTTTGCAGGATTCCCGGTGCTCTATATTCTCTCTGCATCGCTGAATGGAAGCGGTACGCTTCTGTCATCGAATTCTCTATTCTCCTCGGTGACGTTTTCGAATTACGCTGGGCTGTTCTCGATTCCACAACAGCCGTATGCTTCGTGGTATCTCAACACACTCGTGATCGGTGTGACCACGGCATGTATGTCTGTCTTTCTCGGAGCTCTTGCAGCGTATGCCTTTTCACGGCTGCGTTTTTATGGCCGACGTGCGGGGCTGCTGTCACTGATTCTCGTGCAGATGTTCCCGCAGCTGCTTTCGATCGTGGCGATCTACCTCTTGCTCGACTCACTGGGCGAGATTTCTCCCTTGCTTGGCATTAACTCGCGTCTCGCTTTGATCATGGTGTATCTGGGTGGCGCGCTCGGGACGAATACATATCTTATGTATGGCTTTTTTAATACGGTTCCCAAGGAGATCGACGAGGCCGCCAAGATCGACGGTGCAGGGCACACTCGCACATTCTTCACCATCATTTTGCCGTTGGTCTCTCCGATTCTCGCTGTTGTTGGTTTGCTCTCGTTCATTGGAACAGTCAGCGAATACGCGGTGGCATCAACCGTGCTCGTCTCTCCTGAGAAGCAAACTCTTGCCGTGGGCCTGTACGCCTTCGTTTCGCAGAAGTTCTCACAAAATTGGGGATTGTTCTCTGCAGGTGCTGTGCTTGCGGCAATACCCGTGGTTGTTGTGTTCTTTGCGTTGCAGAAATACATTGTTTCCGGCCTCACTGCCGGGTCGGTGAAATAA